One window of the Runella slithyformis DSM 19594 genome contains the following:
- a CDS encoding DpnI domain-containing protein gives MNLHLNTKLAEGYSSNSQIARILTENWVLENSYCPCCGEVHLHEFENNRPVADFYCQVCLEEYELKSKNGKFPTTINDGAYSTMIGRINSEQNPNFFFLTYSKKWSVENFLVIPKHFFTTEKIIKRNPLSETARRAGWVGCFIDISAIAEAGKVFLVKDSIPVDKKIVEDSYKKTLFLRREKSEIKGWLLDLLLCIDLLKKETFTLGDIYRFEDQLRLKHPDNNFIKDKIRQQLQVLRDRGFIEFIGRGKYKKVGYGNH, from the coding sequence ATGAACCTACATCTGAACACAAAATTAGCAGAAGGTTATTCGAGCAACTCCCAAATAGCGAGGATTCTAACCGAAAATTGGGTGTTGGAAAACTCCTATTGCCCCTGTTGCGGCGAAGTACATTTGCATGAATTTGAAAATAACAGGCCAGTTGCCGATTTTTATTGTCAAGTCTGTCTGGAAGAATATGAACTGAAAAGTAAAAACGGAAAATTTCCGACAACCATAAATGATGGCGCCTACTCTACTATGATAGGGAGAATTAATTCCGAACAAAACCCTAATTTTTTCTTTTTAACCTATTCAAAAAAATGGTCGGTCGAAAACTTTTTAGTGATTCCCAAGCATTTTTTTACTACAGAGAAAATAATAAAAAGAAACCCTCTTTCAGAAACAGCCCGCAGAGCCGGCTGGGTAGGGTGCTTTATTGATATTTCAGCGATTGCAGAAGCAGGGAAAGTTTTTTTAGTAAAAGATTCAATTCCTGTAGACAAAAAAATTGTCGAGGACTCCTACAAAAAAACATTATTTCTACGCAGGGAAAAGTCCGAAATAAAAGGTTGGCTGTTGGATTTATTGTTATGTATTGACTTACTGAAAAAGGAGACCTTTACGTTGGGAGATATTTACCGATTTGAAGATCAGCTCCGATTGAAACATCCAGACAATAATTTTATCAAAGATAAAATAAGGCAGCAACTTCAGGTATTACGTGACAGAGGGTTTATTGAATTTATTGGCAGAGGTAAATACAAGAAAGTGGGTTACGGAAACCATTAG
- a CDS encoding iron chaperone, with translation MITNDLKISDIDTYISTFPAHVQETLEHLRQTIREAAPEAAEKINYGIPTFTLHGNLVHFAAYKTHFGFYPSPSGIKAFKEQLSGFETAKGTVKFPIDQPLPFDLITQIVRFRVGENLEKAKLK, from the coding sequence ATGATAACGAACGACCTTAAAATCAGCGACATTGATACGTACATCTCCACCTTTCCCGCCCACGTACAGGAAACTTTAGAGCACCTGCGGCAGACCATTCGGGAGGCGGCCCCGGAGGCAGCGGAGAAAATCAACTACGGCATCCCGACCTTTACCCTGCACGGCAATTTGGTGCATTTTGCAGCTTATAAAACCCATTTCGGATTCTATCCGTCTCCTTCCGGCATTAAGGCTTTTAAAGAACAACTCTCGGGCTTTGAAACGGCCAAAGGCACCGTCAAATTTCCGATCGATCAACCCCTCCCCTTTGATCTTATCACCCAAATTGTTAGGTTCAGAGTCGGGGAGAATCTGGAAAAAGCGAAGTTGAAATAG
- a CDS encoding sensor histidine kinase, translating to MNDVIEFFEGLFSTDKWPPRWYCGEWSDFHGWLYISSDLMIWLAYFLIPIIILQYFAGKKNVIKFTRIYLLFATFILLCGSTHFIDAMMFWVPMYHLNALVRLATGIVSLFTVYHLFRILPQVFQQRTNLELELEIARRIEAERKLADANANLEAFAYVASHDLQEPLRKIRTFTSMLFRNNADSFDEKNKVLADKIIASSTRMQTMIQDVLTLSTIRVNDEFETVNLKDAIGIALEDLEVKILEKKAVVRVADLPHVIGNREYLAQLFMNLIGNSVKFSKNTPLITITGLVNANKVLIYVRDNGIGMSEEHMDKIFFAFQRLHSRTEYEGSGIGLAICKRIVELHRGRISVESIPGEGTTFIVELPKA from the coding sequence ATGAATGATGTAATTGAGTTTTTTGAAGGACTGTTTTCTACCGACAAATGGCCCCCGAGATGGTATTGCGGCGAGTGGTCTGATTTTCACGGGTGGCTCTATATCTCCAGCGATCTGATGATATGGTTGGCCTATTTTCTGATTCCCATCATTATTCTGCAGTATTTTGCCGGCAAAAAAAACGTCATCAAATTTACGCGGATCTACCTGTTGTTTGCCACTTTTATCCTCCTCTGCGGCAGTACGCACTTCATCGATGCCATGATGTTTTGGGTACCCATGTACCACCTCAACGCGCTGGTTCGATTGGCAACGGGAATCGTCAGCCTGTTTACCGTGTACCACCTGTTCCGGATTCTTCCGCAGGTTTTTCAACAAAGAACCAATCTCGAACTGGAACTTGAAATAGCCCGGCGGATAGAAGCCGAACGAAAACTGGCCGATGCTAATGCCAATCTCGAAGCCTTTGCCTACGTAGCTTCCCACGATTTGCAGGAACCTCTGCGCAAGATCAGAACGTTTACCTCAATGCTGTTCCGTAATAATGCCGATAGCTTTGATGAAAAAAACAAAGTATTGGCGGATAAGATCATAGCCTCTTCTACGCGAATGCAGACCATGATTCAGGATGTGCTCACCCTTTCGACGATTCGCGTCAACGACGAGTTCGAAACCGTAAATCTAAAAGATGCCATCGGCATTGCCCTGGAAGATCTCGAAGTAAAGATACTCGAAAAAAAGGCGGTCGTCCGCGTGGCAGACCTGCCGCACGTCATCGGCAACCGGGAGTACCTGGCGCAATTGTTTATGAATCTCATCGGTAATTCCGTCAAATTCTCCAAAAATACGCCTCTTATCACCATCACGGGGTTGGTCAACGCCAACAAAGTACTCATTTATGTCCGTGACAATGGCATCGGCATGAGTGAAGAGCACATGGATAAGATATTTTTTGCATTTCAACGGCTGCATTCCCGCACAGAATACGAAGGCTCCGGCATTGGGCTGGCCATCTGCAAGCGAATTGTAGAATTGCACCGGGGACGTATCAGCGTAGAAAGTATCCCCGGCGAGGGAACCACTTTTATCGTTGAACTGCCCAAAGCCTGA
- a CDS encoding glycosyl hydrolase family 32 encodes MYSGSGFSDWEIGDITVIIHQGVYHLFHLIIPNHDYIAHAVSADGLSWKRVNNALFVGHPGEWDDDMLWTMHVCEVGNKFEMYYTGLQRKDRGVISRIGLAESEDLIKWTKNQKNIFPIEPKGIFYETATANPRTWLSFRDPFRFEHRGEVYLLLDARTINGPVSRRGCVGLIKITHDMVELLPPLLYPLVYDDIECPCVFELHGRFYLLGSIREDIKVRYWFAPDFLGEYHSFHNDVILPQGNYAARIVQDGPHILVYNFFFTYGKIDSLRVLPPPKQLDTDPDGRLVLKSFYRWETMVRQTFTQKEFGKPTHLFSNPTASSVTEPDKITCGARNGYELFCFQKPSSSFIWEGVLTVEGMGKLGLVSDIDMDGNGYFISFNATGGEVKIRAWGFNPLNTRQNFIFNDIQSGFFEPNERNTIHFRLIRYGHYIELSIDDIVKLTLMDYTYSGNGFGLYSASSVISLQQSVVKALPDPEEEYAGQEEAQKIE; translated from the coding sequence ATGTACTCAGGCTCAGGTTTCAGTGATTGGGAAATCGGCGACATTACCGTCATTATTCACCAGGGAGTGTATCATTTATTTCACCTGATCATCCCCAACCACGACTATATCGCTCATGCCGTTTCGGCCGATGGCCTCTCGTGGAAAAGGGTCAACAATGCGTTGTTTGTGGGCCATCCGGGCGAATGGGACGATGATATGCTCTGGACCATGCACGTGTGTGAAGTGGGCAATAAATTTGAAATGTACTACACGGGTTTGCAACGAAAAGACCGGGGGGTGATTTCAAGAATCGGCTTGGCCGAATCCGAAGATCTGATCAAATGGACGAAAAATCAAAAAAATATCTTTCCAATAGAACCCAAAGGTATTTTTTACGAAACTGCCACCGCCAACCCGCGCACATGGCTGAGTTTTCGTGACCCGTTTCGATTTGAGCACCGGGGAGAAGTATATCTCTTGCTGGATGCCCGCACTATCAACGGCCCCGTATCGCGCCGGGGATGCGTGGGACTCATAAAAATCACCCACGACATGGTAGAACTCCTGCCCCCCCTGCTTTATCCACTCGTTTACGACGACATTGAATGCCCCTGCGTGTTTGAACTCCACGGTCGCTTTTATCTGCTCGGCTCCATCCGCGAAGACATCAAGGTACGGTACTGGTTTGCTCCTGACTTTTTGGGCGAATACCATTCTTTTCATAACGATGTGATCTTACCGCAGGGCAATTATGCCGCCCGTATCGTGCAGGACGGGCCTCACATACTGGTCTATAATTTTTTCTTTACTTACGGAAAAATCGACTCCCTGCGGGTATTGCCACCACCGAAACAATTGGATACTGACCCCGACGGGCGACTGGTACTCAAAAGTTTTTACCGCTGGGAAACCATGGTACGCCAAACGTTTACCCAAAAAGAGTTTGGGAAACCAACGCATCTTTTCTCCAATCCTACGGCCTCTTCCGTCACCGAGCCCGACAAAATTACCTGCGGAGCCCGCAACGGCTATGAGTTGTTCTGCTTTCAAAAACCGTCATCAAGTTTTATATGGGAAGGCGTGCTGACCGTAGAAGGAATGGGAAAACTGGGCTTGGTCAGCGATATAGACATGGATGGAAACGGTTATTTTATCTCCTTCAATGCCACCGGCGGAGAAGTAAAAATAAGGGCCTGGGGCTTCAACCCCTTAAATACCCGCCAAAATTTCATTTTTAACGACATACAATCAGGCTTTTTTGAGCCCAACGAGCGTAATACCATTCATTTTCGGCTTATCCGCTATGGCCACTACATCGAGCTGTCCATTGACGACATCGTCAAGCTGACCTTGATGGATTATACCTATTCAGGCAATGGCTTCGGCCTGTATTCGGCGTCGTCGGTTATCTCATTACAACAATCAGTGGTCAAAGCGCTGCCCGACCCGGAAGAAGAATATGCGGGTCAGGAAGAAGCACAAAAAATTGAGTAG
- a CDS encoding HAD family hydrolase — MNNGYYIQLFSPHGLIRYQNPEVGRDKDTGGQVKYVLEFLENLSQHPQVRKVDLFTRRIIDKRVSSSYEKEIETVNEKARIIRMTCGGNAYRPKESLWDHLDEFVDKTIRFIEKQDDFPNAVHGHYADGNYLAGQISEVFGIPFIATGHSLGRNKQQILWKEGMSVDKINEKFNMQRRIETEESLLKEADVIIVSTQHEIDTQYGLYQNHKAGHFEMIPPGVNTELFFPFYRYDMPSYKMGLEQEQALYRVNSDIERFLFNPAKPLILSIGRADKRKNFEAIIQAYGQDKELQAMANLAIFAGVRKDIAQMPADEQDILTNLLLLLDKYDLYGKMAIPKKNDPTLEVPEIYRLAARKKGVFVNATPGENFGLTIVEAAACGLPVVASPTGGPKEILEQCENGLLVDVENPVAIADALKKIIADGALWESYSGNGIRATNQLYSWQAHCTKYMEIIENLFKRKDKEGLKFANRTAFGKKLAKAQQFIISDLDGTLIEGTNVEGLKELKQWIVEHKEEVVFGVASGRNREITEQAFARYDLPTPDVLICSAGSEIYYTEKFIPDNGWESHIDYQWKRKELEKELKKFPGIRLQEPAAQWPFKLSYYVHKNFSEDDIANLYKFLDDRKLRAKLLLTDNKYLDLLPFRASKGNAVRYLSYKWKVPLEHFITAGNSGNDKDMLIGKTKGIVVANYSPELEELRDNKFIYFTQQPLSKGVLEGIRFYLS; from the coding sequence ATGAACAACGGTTATTATATTCAATTATTCAGTCCGCACGGACTTATTCGTTACCAAAACCCCGAAGTCGGTCGCGATAAAGACACCGGCGGGCAGGTAAAATACGTACTGGAATTTTTGGAAAATCTTTCACAGCACCCACAGGTACGGAAGGTAGATCTCTTTACCCGGCGCATCATAGACAAGCGCGTTTCGTCGTCGTACGAGAAAGAAATTGAGACGGTAAACGAAAAAGCGCGCATCATTCGGATGACCTGCGGCGGCAATGCCTACCGTCCGAAAGAATCTCTATGGGATCATCTGGATGAGTTTGTAGACAAGACGATACGTTTCATTGAAAAGCAGGATGATTTTCCCAACGCAGTACACGGACATTATGCCGACGGCAACTACCTGGCGGGTCAAATCAGCGAAGTATTCGGGATTCCTTTCATCGCCACGGGGCATTCGTTGGGTCGAAATAAGCAGCAGATTTTATGGAAAGAAGGTATGTCGGTCGATAAGATCAATGAAAAATTTAACATGCAGCGGCGCATTGAGACCGAAGAAAGCCTGTTGAAAGAAGCCGATGTGATTATTGTAAGTACTCAACATGAGATAGATACACAGTACGGATTATATCAAAACCACAAAGCGGGGCATTTTGAAATGATACCGCCGGGAGTGAATACGGAACTGTTTTTTCCTTTTTACCGCTATGATATGCCTTCGTACAAAATGGGGCTCGAACAGGAGCAGGCATTGTATCGGGTAAACTCAGACATCGAACGTTTTTTATTCAACCCTGCCAAGCCCCTTATTCTTTCCATTGGTCGGGCCGATAAGCGCAAAAACTTTGAAGCCATAATTCAGGCCTACGGACAGGACAAAGAATTACAGGCCATGGCCAATCTGGCCATTTTTGCGGGGGTTCGTAAAGACATTGCGCAGATGCCCGCCGACGAGCAGGATATTCTGACTAATCTTTTACTGCTGCTTGATAAGTATGACCTGTATGGTAAAATGGCTATTCCCAAGAAAAATGACCCTACGCTGGAAGTGCCTGAAATATACCGCTTGGCCGCCCGAAAAAAAGGAGTGTTTGTCAATGCAACCCCGGGAGAGAATTTTGGCCTGACCATCGTGGAGGCGGCGGCCTGCGGCTTGCCCGTGGTAGCTTCACCTACCGGCGGCCCGAAAGAGATCCTTGAACAGTGCGAAAACGGGTTGTTGGTTGACGTTGAAAATCCCGTTGCGATTGCCGATGCCCTCAAAAAAATCATTGCCGACGGGGCGCTGTGGGAGAGTTATTCGGGCAACGGCATTCGGGCCACCAATCAGCTTTATTCGTGGCAGGCGCATTGTACTAAGTATATGGAAATCATTGAGAACCTTTTCAAACGAAAAGATAAGGAGGGGCTTAAATTTGCCAACCGGACGGCTTTCGGCAAGAAACTGGCCAAAGCTCAACAGTTCATCATTTCCGATTTGGATGGCACCCTGATAGAAGGCACCAACGTAGAGGGCTTAAAAGAGCTGAAGCAGTGGATTGTGGAACACAAAGAGGAAGTGGTGTTTGGCGTAGCCAGCGGAAGAAACCGCGAAATCACCGAGCAGGCCTTTGCGCGCTATGATCTTCCTACTCCCGATGTGTTGATCTGTTCGGCCGGCTCAGAGATTTACTATACTGAAAAGTTTATTCCCGACAACGGCTGGGAAAGCCACATCGACTACCAGTGGAAGCGTAAGGAGTTGGAAAAAGAACTGAAAAAGTTTCCCGGCATACGCCTGCAGGAACCGGCGGCTCAGTGGCCTTTTAAGTTGAGTTATTACGTGCATAAAAACTTCAGCGAAGATGACATAGCCAATCTTTACAAGTTTTTGGACGACCGCAAACTCCGGGCTAAATTGCTGCTGACCGATAATAAGTATCTGGACCTACTTCCCTTTCGGGCAAGCAAGGGAAATGCGGTAAGGTACCTGAGTTATAAATGGAAAGTCCCTTTGGAGCATTTTATCACGGCCGGCAACAGCGGCAACGATAAAGATATGCTGATCGGCAAAACCAAAGGCATCGTGGTGGCTAATTACAGCCCCGAACTGGAAGAATTGAGAGACAATAAATTTATCTATTTCACCCAACAGCCCCTTTCAAAGGGGGTCTTGGAAGGAATTCGCTTTTACCTTTCCTAA